GCTCGACATAGCCCCTGAGCAGTTGGCGAGTCTGCGGCCCGCTCAGATCGCCCGCCTCGATGCGCTCCACAAGGCCAGGGCAGGGCTGGGTGATCACCCGCACATCGCCGGCGAAGCGATCGAGCAACGCAGCGAAACGCGCGCTCTTTAGAGTGCCGGTTGTCGCCAGTACGCCGACCACGCCGCTGCGAGTCGCCTCGGCGGCCGGCTTGACCGCTGGCTCCATCGCGACGATCGGCACCTGTGGATACTGCTCGCGCAGATCGGCGGCAGCGGCGGCGGTGGCGGTGTTGCACGCCAACACCAGTGACTTCGCGCCGCGCGCGAGGAGGAACTGGGCGATGATGCGGCAGCGTGTACGGATGTATTCGGGGGTTTTCTCGCCGTAGGGCACGTGCCCGCAGTCGGCGAAATAGATCAGCGACTCGCCGGGCAGCCGGGCGCGGATTTCATGGAGGACGCTGAGCCCGCCGACGCCGGAGTCGAAGACGCCGATCGGCGCTGCGTCAGCCAT
The Pseudomonas triclosanedens DNA segment above includes these coding regions:
- the murI gene encoding glutamate racemase, encoding MADAAPIGVFDSGVGGLSVLHEIRARLPGESLIYFADCGHVPYGEKTPEYIRTRCRIIAQFLLARGAKSLVLACNTATAAAAADLREQYPQVPIVAMEPAVKPAAEATRSGVVGVLATTGTLKSARFAALLDRFAGDVRVITQPCPGLVERIEAGDLSGPQTRQLLRGYVEPLLAEGCDTLILGCTHYPFLRPLLRELIPQDISLIDTGAAVARQLERLLRSRDLLGEGPVKKNEFWTTGAVETFERVMPVLWGSAETVSLFPG